The Oxyura jamaicensis isolate SHBP4307 breed ruddy duck chromosome 24, BPBGC_Ojam_1.0, whole genome shotgun sequence genome contains a region encoding:
- the SC5D gene encoding lathosterol oxidase, which translates to MDLVLEVADRHLLTPYVYPTGWPEEEPCRQLLSLFVITNLGALTLYLLFGTLSYYFIFDHELQKHPMFLENQVRREIAYALRSLPWISVPTVALFFAEVRGYSKLYDNIEDSPYGWTGVFLSMLSFLFFTDMGIYWIHRGLHHKLFYKRFHKPHHLWKIATPFASHAFHPVDGFMQSLPYHVYPFLFPLHKITYLGLYIFVNVWTISIHDGDYRVPRPLRHVINGSAHHTDHHLYFDYNYGQYFTLWDKIGGSYKSPTSFEGKGPHDYLRRLREKGPEQPNGAADKTD; encoded by the exons ATGGACCTGGTGCTGGAGGTCGCCGACCGCCACCTCCTGACGCCCTACGTGTACCCCACCGGCTGGCCCGAGGAGGAACCCTGCCGGCAGCTCCTCAGCCTCTTCGTCATCACCAACCTTGGGGCGCTCACCCTCTACCTGCTCTTTGGCACCCTCAGCTACTACTTCATCTTCGACCACGAGCTCCAGAAGCACCCCATGTTCCTAGAG AATCAGGTGCGTCGGGAGATCGCCTACGCGCTGCGCTCCCTGCCCTGGATCAGCGTCCCCACCGTCGCCCTCTTCTTCGCCGAGGTGCGGGGCTACAGCAAGCTCTACGACAACATCGAAGACTCCCCGTACG GCTGGACAGGCGTCTTTCTCAGCatgctctccttcctcttcttcaccgACATGGGCATCTACTGGATACACCGAGGCCTCCACCACAAGCTGTTCTATAAG CGTTTCCACAAGCCCCACCACCTCTGGAAGATTGCGACGCCCTTCGCCAGCCACGCCTTCCACCCCGTGGACGGCTTCATGCAGAGCCTGCCCTACCACGTCtaccccttcctcttccccctgcACAAGATCACCTACCTGGGCCTCTACATCTTCGTCAACGTCTGGACCATCTCCATCCACGACGGCGACTACCGCGTCCCCCGCCCGCTGCGGCACGTCATCAACGGCTCGGCCCACCACACCGACCACCACCTCTACTTCGACTACAACTACGGGCAGTACTTCACCCTCTGGGACAAGATCGGCGGCTCCTACAAAAGCCCCACCTCGTTCGAGGGCAAGGGCCCCCACGACTACCTGCGCAGGCTCCGAGAGAAGGGCCCCGAGCAGCCCAACGGCGCCGCCGACAAAACCGACTAG